From the genome of Ralstonia pickettii, one region includes:
- a CDS encoding sensor histidine kinase — protein sequence MPDNERPNPDQLLAELQSGKEQSARGKLRIYFGASAGVGKTYAMLAAAKAARAAGIDAIIGLVETHGRAETAALVADLERLPTRQIEYKGRTLPEFDLDAALARKPALILVDELAHSNVAGSRHPKRWQDIEDLLAAGIDVWTTVNVQHLDSLNEAVGSITGIRVWETVPDAVFDAANEVILVDLPADELLRRLAEGKVYMPEQAQHAARNFFRKGNLIALRELALRRTADRVDDDVQAYRRARRIENVWRTRETVVACLDPQGDGEQVIRSAARLAAQLQCDWHAVAVVMPHLRAADARTERLHALLKLAEDAGAKVETLAGTNAVEAITGYIRRHNITKAVIGRPPEKRWRSARAVVVALRLAIGLERRLPSGDFAEALARHCPEVDVIRAAADPAHIQLTPRAAEVGRADVRSEAQRAADAQVGWLKPAYVAACVYVGIATALSSLVRPVFDLANIVMLFLAAVVAVAMRHGRGPAALASVLSVALFDFFFVPPRFSFAVSDVQYLLTFGVMLAVGMLVGQLTAGLREQAEVAVQREAAAHALYEAARELSAALTLDQIVSIGGRFVNATFGGRCAFFFVGLDGRLGAPQVAKPEGSTDAPSGMPNLDRVLADWTYQHGQPAGTGTHTLPSGSVLYLPLKAPMAIRGVLAVEPETFQVLAQPDNRRQIDACATLIAIAIERVHYVEVARDALVRIESERLRNSLLAAVSHDLRTPLTGLVGMAETLLRAQPPLPALQAEAAAAIGQQAQRMRTMVTNLLDMARLQNQDVKLRLEWQSVEELVGAALQAIPLPDHRVVVDDLAALPLIRCDGPLMERVLSNLLENAGKFAPAGTEVRISGEIVHDEARGNELRLRVRDHGPGVPAGSVQTIFEKFTRGEKESATTGVGLGLAVCEAIVSAHHGHIWVEAPADGGACFVVALPAAEPPPLEDAEPIA from the coding sequence ATGCCAGATAACGAGCGCCCGAACCCCGACCAACTCCTAGCCGAACTCCAATCCGGCAAGGAACAGTCCGCCCGCGGCAAACTCCGCATCTACTTCGGCGCCTCGGCTGGCGTAGGCAAAACCTACGCGATGCTGGCAGCAGCCAAGGCCGCGCGCGCAGCCGGCATCGACGCCATCATCGGCCTGGTCGAAACCCACGGTCGCGCCGAAACCGCCGCGCTGGTCGCCGACCTCGAACGCCTCCCCACCCGCCAGATCGAATACAAGGGCCGCACGCTGCCCGAGTTTGATCTCGATGCCGCGCTGGCGCGAAAGCCCGCCCTCATCCTCGTCGATGAACTGGCGCACTCCAACGTGGCGGGCTCGCGCCACCCCAAGCGCTGGCAGGACATTGAGGATTTGCTCGCCGCCGGCATCGATGTCTGGACCACCGTCAACGTCCAACATCTCGACAGCCTGAACGAGGCGGTGGGCAGCATCACCGGCATCCGCGTGTGGGAAACCGTGCCGGACGCGGTGTTCGATGCCGCCAACGAAGTCATCCTCGTCGACCTGCCGGCCGATGAACTGCTGCGCCGCCTGGCCGAGGGCAAGGTCTACATGCCCGAGCAGGCGCAGCACGCCGCGCGCAATTTCTTCCGCAAGGGCAACCTCATCGCGCTGCGCGAACTCGCCCTGCGCCGCACCGCCGATCGCGTCGACGACGACGTGCAGGCCTACCGCCGCGCGCGCCGCATCGAAAACGTCTGGCGCACGCGCGAAACCGTCGTCGCGTGCCTCGACCCGCAGGGCGATGGCGAACAGGTCATCCGCAGCGCCGCCCGCCTCGCGGCCCAGCTTCAATGCGATTGGCATGCCGTGGCCGTGGTGATGCCGCATCTGCGCGCCGCCGATGCGCGCACCGAGCGGTTGCATGCCCTGCTCAAGCTGGCCGAAGACGCCGGCGCCAAGGTGGAGACGCTGGCCGGCACCAACGCCGTCGAGGCGATCACCGGTTATATCCGCCGCCACAACATCACCAAGGCCGTGATCGGGCGCCCGCCGGAGAAGCGCTGGCGATCGGCGCGGGCCGTCGTCGTGGCGCTGCGGCTGGCGATCGGGCTGGAGCGCCGGCTGCCCAGCGGCGACTTTGCCGAGGCCCTGGCGCGGCATTGCCCCGAGGTCGACGTGATCCGTGCCGCGGCGGACCCGGCGCATATCCAGCTCACGCCGCGCGCAGCGGAGGTCGGCCGCGCTGATGTGCGCAGCGAAGCCCAGCGCGCGGCCGATGCACAGGTTGGTTGGCTCAAGCCGGCTTACGTGGCCGCCTGCGTGTACGTCGGCATTGCGACGGCGCTGTCCAGCCTGGTGCGGCCGGTGTTCGATCTGGCCAACATCGTCATGCTGTTCCTGGCCGCCGTCGTGGCGGTGGCGATGCGCCACGGGCGGGGTCCGGCAGCGTTGGCGTCGGTGCTGTCGGTGGCGCTGTTCGATTTCTTTTTCGTGCCGCCACGTTTCTCTTTTGCCGTGAGCGACGTGCAGTACCTGCTGACCTTTGGGGTGATGCTGGCGGTCGGCATGCTGGTGGGCCAGCTGACGGCGGGCCTGCGTGAACAGGCCGAGGTGGCGGTGCAGCGCGAGGCGGCGGCGCATGCGTTGTATGAGGCCGCGCGGGAGTTGTCTGCCGCGCTCACGCTGGACCAGATCGTCAGCATCGGCGGGCGCTTCGTCAACGCAACGTTTGGCGGGCGCTGTGCGTTCTTCTTCGTCGGGCTCGATGGGCGGTTGGGCGCACCGCAGGTCGCCAAGCCGGAAGGCAGCACCGATGCACCGTCCGGCATGCCGAATCTTGACCGCGTGCTGGCCGATTGGACGTACCAGCACGGCCAGCCTGCCGGTACGGGCACGCATACGCTGCCGTCTGGCTCGGTGCTGTATCTGCCCTTGAAGGCGCCGATGGCGATTCGCGGTGTGCTGGCCGTGGAGCCGGAAACTTTCCAGGTGCTCGCCCAACCCGACAACCGCCGCCAGATCGACGCCTGCGCCACGCTCATCGCGATTGCCATCGAGCGTGTGCATTACGTGGAAGTCGCTCGCGACGCCTTGGTGCGGATTGAATCGGAGCGGCTGCGCAATTCACTGCTGGCCGCCGTGTCGCACGATTTGCGCACGCCGCTCACGGGCCTGGTGGGGATGGCCGAAACGCTGTTGCGCGCGCAGCCGCCCCTGCCCGCGCTGCAGGCAGAAGCCGCGGCCGCCATCGGGCAGCAGGCCCAGCGCATGCGTACGATGGTCACGAACCTGCTCGACATGGCGCGGCTGCAGAACCAGGACGTCAAGCTGCGGCTGGAGTGGCAATCGGTGGAGGAGTTGGTTGGCGCGGCGCTGCAGGCGATTCCGCTGCCCGATCATCGTGTGGTGGTGGATGACCTCGCAGCCCTGCCGCTCATCCGCTGCGACGGGCCGCTGATGGAGCGCGTGCTGTCGAACCTGCTGGAGAACGCGGGCAAGTTTGCGCCGGCCGGCACCGAGGTGCGTATCTCTGGCGAGATTGTCCACGACGAAGCACGCGGCAACGAACTCCGCCTGCGTGTGCGCGACCACGGCCCCGGCGTGCCGGCGGGTTCGGTGCAGACCATCTTCGAGAAGTTCACGCGCGGTGAGAAGGAATCGGCCACCACCGGCGTCGGGCTGGGCCTGGCCGTGTGCGAGGCCATCGTGAGTGCGCATCACGGCCACATCTGGGTGGAGGCGCCGGCTGACGGCGGCGCGTGCTTCGTCGTCGCCCTGCCCGCCGCCGAGCCGCCGCCTCTGGAAGACGCCGAGCCCATCGCCTAG
- a CDS encoding MetQ/NlpA family ABC transporter substrate-binding protein, giving the protein MSLFSRLARVAVPAIAFAVATAANADTKQIKLGTMSGPDAQIWEVVQKVAKKDGLDVKIIEFNDYAQPNPALDSGDLDANGFQHQPFLDSQIQARHYKIVNVGLTYVAPMGFYSKKVKSLAQLKEGAKVGIQNDPSNGNRALLLLQKVGVIKLKAGAGTNGNNATPRDVVENPKKIKLIELDSAQLPRSLDDLDAASINTDYAVKNGLTPTKDAIALEDRQGPYANLIAVREKDKDQPWVKTLVRAYQSEDVRKFIDTQFKGAILPAF; this is encoded by the coding sequence ATGTCCCTGTTCTCCCGCCTTGCGCGCGTGGCCGTACCGGCCATCGCCTTTGCCGTCGCCACCGCCGCCAATGCCGATACCAAGCAGATCAAGCTCGGCACCATGAGCGGCCCCGATGCGCAAATCTGGGAAGTCGTACAGAAGGTCGCCAAGAAGGATGGCCTCGACGTCAAGATCATCGAGTTCAACGACTACGCCCAGCCCAACCCGGCGCTCGATTCGGGCGACCTGGACGCCAATGGCTTCCAGCATCAACCCTTCCTCGACAGCCAGATCCAGGCGCGCCACTACAAGATTGTCAATGTGGGCCTGACGTATGTGGCGCCGATGGGCTTTTACTCGAAGAAGGTCAAGTCGCTCGCGCAGCTCAAGGAAGGTGCCAAGGTCGGTATCCAGAACGATCCGTCCAACGGCAACCGCGCGCTGCTGTTGCTGCAAAAGGTGGGCGTGATCAAGCTCAAGGCCGGCGCCGGCACGAACGGCAACAATGCGACCCCGCGTGATGTGGTCGAGAACCCGAAGAAGATCAAGCTGATCGAGCTGGATTCGGCGCAACTGCCGCGCTCGCTGGATGATCTGGACGCCGCTTCGATCAACACTGACTACGCGGTCAAGAACGGCCTGACGCCGACCAAGGACGCCATCGCACTGGAAGATCGCCAAGGGCCGTACGCCAACCTCATCGCCGTGCGTGAAAAAGACAAGGATCAGCCGTGGGTGAAGACGCTGGTGCGCGCCTACCAATCTGAAGACGTGCGCAAGTTCATCGACACGCAGTTCAAGGGCGCGATCCTGCCGGCGTTTTAA
- a CDS encoding EAL domain-containing response regulator, with the protein MEGFAQLAVLVVDDHPVQRAAARQLLHTLGVQQILTACDGREALYLLQLCHVDLVLCDIDMPGMNGPELMEQMHLRGGRVFPRQAPVWAWVSAMDAPIVESHVGLADAIGLTRTHGVQKPLRPTHVLPLLEEAAARELDPVPAATPGLPQFSDDELAALIHETPEQIEVVFQPQHDLATNQIAGAEALCRWMHPVHGRVSPAAFVPRLEALGLSDGLFFHVLEHCVRVQHALAAHAHPVSIGVNASAQTLGRAGTVDRIETIVREARIAPAAIAIELTEDSPVPDAAQLTIALNRLRLLGHPLAIDDFGVGIATLKLLADLPFTILKIDRSFTAAVDQTSQRGVICRTMIELARTLQLECIAEGVETEAQRQTLRALGCATGQGYLWAAPLSVTAFLAHVQAAA; encoded by the coding sequence ATGGAAGGTTTCGCGCAACTCGCCGTGCTGGTGGTGGACGACCACCCCGTGCAACGGGCTGCCGCCCGGCAACTGCTCCATACGCTGGGCGTGCAGCAGATCCTGACCGCTTGCGACGGCCGCGAGGCGCTCTACCTCCTCCAGCTCTGCCACGTCGATCTCGTGCTGTGCGACATCGACATGCCCGGTATGAACGGTCCGGAACTGATGGAGCAGATGCATCTGCGCGGCGGCCGTGTCTTTCCGCGCCAGGCGCCCGTGTGGGCGTGGGTCAGCGCGATGGACGCACCGATCGTCGAGTCGCATGTCGGCCTGGCCGATGCGATCGGGCTGACGCGCACGCATGGCGTGCAGAAGCCACTGCGTCCGACACATGTGCTGCCGTTGCTGGAAGAAGCCGCTGCGCGCGAGCTGGACCCGGTGCCTGCCGCAACCCCGGGTTTGCCGCAGTTTTCCGACGATGAACTGGCGGCCCTCATCCACGAAACGCCCGAGCAGATCGAAGTCGTCTTCCAACCGCAGCACGATCTGGCCACCAACCAGATTGCCGGCGCCGAGGCGCTGTGCCGCTGGATGCATCCGGTGCATGGGCGGGTATCGCCCGCGGCTTTCGTTCCGCGGCTGGAAGCGCTGGGGCTGTCCGATGGCCTGTTCTTCCACGTGCTGGAGCATTGCGTGCGTGTGCAGCACGCGCTGGCCGCGCATGCGCATCCCGTCTCGATCGGCGTGAACGCGTCTGCGCAGACGCTGGGCCGTGCCGGCACCGTCGACCGCATCGAAACGATCGTGCGTGAGGCGCGTATTGCGCCGGCGGCCATCGCCATCGAGCTGACGGAAGATTCGCCCGTGCCTGATGCCGCACAGCTCACCATTGCGCTCAACCGTCTGCGCCTGCTCGGTCATCCGCTGGCCATCGATGATTTTGGCGTGGGCATTGCCACGCTCAAGCTGCTGGCGGATCTGCCATTCACCATTCTCAAGATCGATCGCTCATTTACAGCCGCGGTGGACCAGACCAGCCAGCGCGGCGTGATCTGCCGCACGATGATCGAACTGGCGCGCACCTTGCAGCTCGAGTGCATTGCCGAAGGCGTGGAAACCGAAGCGCAACGCCAAACGCTGCGCGCCCTGGGCTGTGCAACGGGCCAGGGCTATCTGTGGGCCGCGCCGCTCTCCGTCACGGCGTTTCTGGCGCATGTGCAAGCGGCGGCTTAA
- a CDS encoding response regulator transcription factor, translating to MSSVLSIVMADDHPLILLGLAAAIGQFPQQRVVAQAHDGRELLQVLLHTDCNVIVTDYNMGGEPAFDGMQLLARLRKKHPKRAIVVCTMVHNPALLRAMRQIGVSGIVSKDDGLVHVGHAVMAGARGVRYDSPRILADTGLGSNERTVTERLSQREREVLRMYAGGMGVSDIALKLGSSIKTVSTQKTVALRKLGLVRETDLFQYVRDSGLTALR from the coding sequence ATGTCCTCTGTCCTCTCGATCGTGATGGCAGACGATCATCCGTTGATTCTGCTGGGGCTGGCGGCCGCCATCGGGCAGTTTCCCCAGCAGCGTGTCGTTGCACAGGCACACGACGGACGCGAACTTCTGCAGGTGCTTCTGCACACCGACTGCAACGTCATCGTGACCGACTACAACATGGGCGGCGAACCCGCCTTCGATGGCATGCAACTGCTGGCGCGCCTGCGCAAGAAGCATCCGAAGCGCGCCATCGTTGTCTGCACGATGGTTCACAATCCGGCCCTCTTGCGGGCCATGCGGCAAATCGGTGTGTCCGGCATCGTGAGCAAGGACGATGGCTTGGTTCATGTCGGCCACGCTGTCATGGCCGGTGCGCGAGGCGTGCGCTACGACAGCCCGCGCATCCTGGCGGACACGGGCCTCGGTTCCAACGAGCGGACTGTGACTGAGCGACTGAGCCAGCGCGAGCGCGAAGTGCTTCGCATGTATGCCGGCGGCATGGGCGTGTCGGACATCGCCCTCAAGCTCGGATCGAGCATCAAAACCGTCAGCACGCAAAAAACCGTGGCGCTGCGTAAGCTCGGGCTGGTGCGCGAGACGGATTTGTTTCAGTACGTTCGCGACAGCGGTTTGACGGCGCTGCGTTGA
- a CDS encoding aquaporin, protein MATVSHLRAAVSATSAAPSLARRIVAEALGTALLIAVVIGTGIHASRLSGGDATWTLLAQSLAGGAGLLALLTVFTPVSGAHLNPAVTLSALLRGSLRGHEALAYLAAQAAGAVLGVAAAHAMFGMSAWAPGTHAATGPALWWSEALATFGLIGVGIACGRHAPRHLPLVVAAYIAAGYWFTSSSSLANPALALACALTDGPSGIRPGDVPGYMLAQLLGAMLATPLFNWLMGVEASPALASDTAIAPAQAVPMHRGAG, encoded by the coding sequence ATGGCCACTGTGTCCCATCTTCGCGCCGCGGTCTCGGCCACGTCCGCTGCACCATCCCTGGCGCGCCGCATCGTTGCGGAGGCACTTGGCACAGCCCTGCTGATTGCGGTGGTGATCGGCACGGGCATCCACGCAAGCCGACTCTCCGGCGGCGACGCCACGTGGACGCTGCTGGCGCAATCGCTGGCCGGTGGCGCCGGGCTGCTTGCGCTGCTGACGGTCTTCACGCCGGTGTCGGGCGCACACCTGAACCCCGCGGTCACGCTGTCGGCGTTGTTGCGGGGCAGTCTGCGCGGCCATGAGGCACTCGCCTACCTGGCTGCCCAAGCTGCGGGGGCCGTGCTCGGCGTGGCGGCCGCGCATGCCATGTTCGGCATGTCGGCGTGGGCGCCGGGCACGCATGCCGCAACCGGGCCCGCCCTGTGGTGGAGCGAGGCACTTGCAACGTTCGGATTGATTGGGGTGGGCATCGCATGCGGCCGTCACGCGCCCAGGCACTTACCGCTGGTGGTGGCCGCCTATATCGCGGCGGGGTACTGGTTCACGTCGTCGTCCTCGCTGGCCAACCCGGCATTGGCCCTTGCCTGCGCGCTGACCGACGGCCCCTCCGGCATCCGCCCTGGAGACGTGCCGGGCTACATGCTCGCGCAGTTGCTCGGCGCGATGCTCGCAACGCCCTTGTTCAATTGGCTGATGGGCGTAGAAGCGTCGCCGGCGCTGGCATCCGACACGGCCATCGCCCCGGCGCAAGCCGTACCGATGCACCGCGGGGCCGGCTGA
- a CDS encoding MFS transporter, protein MTHHSSASSVSEPRRWLAFGVMVTAQFMFIVDAFIANVAIPSIRTTLHATPAQLEAVLAVYQLGYAILLITGGRLGDLFGRRRVFLLGLVAFTATSAGCGLAGSASALIAWRFAQGLSAAMMVPQVLASVQALFAGAERDRALSIFGLVMGTGGAAGLLVGGALTSADIAGLGWRAAFLINVPVGLTAALLGGRWIPHPSPDAAKVHLDTTGVTWMAVSVAAVLVPLLFGRELHWPVWTLALLVVGVLGMATFQQLEARVDRAGGTPLLPPDLLQHRAFMTGLTASALHYIGMMAFFLVLTLYLQNGRQLSAVRMGIAILPLAITFLITSRVANALVRRYGVRALLAGLGLMALGLLVLLAGFGTEWAHPATPSMMRIGIAVALYGAGQGLVVVPLIGLVLTGVARTQAGAAAGLLMTAQQLAGALGVACIGGLYFTFAAPGGANGMAHGTMAGCTAMLAALGAAAVGFARLGAQQRRLAATGAASPASAPPYQSRHSILGRATQARLGALIGPDGGSKLPRDALGIVPLLPSWPLCPIFAPRSRPRPLHHPWRAASLRRHLAQPC, encoded by the coding sequence GTGACTCACCATTCTTCTGCTTCCTCCGTATCGGAACCCCGCCGCTGGCTCGCCTTTGGTGTGATGGTGACGGCGCAATTCATGTTCATCGTCGATGCGTTCATCGCCAATGTGGCCATCCCGAGTATCCGCACGACCTTGCATGCCACACCCGCGCAACTGGAGGCCGTGCTGGCGGTGTACCAGCTTGGCTACGCGATTCTGCTCATCACCGGCGGCCGTCTGGGCGATTTGTTTGGGCGGCGGCGCGTGTTTCTGCTGGGTCTCGTCGCCTTTACCGCCACCTCGGCCGGTTGTGGGCTGGCGGGCAGTGCATCGGCGCTGATCGCATGGCGTTTCGCGCAGGGCCTGTCGGCCGCGATGATGGTGCCGCAGGTGCTGGCGAGCGTGCAGGCGCTCTTTGCCGGCGCCGAGCGCGACCGCGCACTGTCGATTTTCGGCCTGGTGATGGGCACCGGCGGGGCGGCCGGGTTGCTGGTGGGCGGCGCACTCACCAGCGCCGACATCGCCGGGCTGGGCTGGCGCGCGGCCTTCCTGATCAACGTACCGGTCGGGCTGACGGCCGCGCTGCTGGGCGGGCGCTGGATCCCGCACCCAAGCCCCGACGCGGCGAAGGTGCATCTGGATACAACCGGCGTGACGTGGATGGCCGTGAGCGTGGCGGCCGTGCTGGTGCCGTTGCTGTTCGGCCGCGAATTGCACTGGCCGGTGTGGACGCTCGCGCTGCTGGTTGTTGGCGTGCTGGGTATGGCCACCTTCCAGCAGCTTGAGGCCCGTGTCGACCGCGCAGGCGGTACGCCGCTGCTGCCGCCGGACCTGCTGCAGCATCGCGCCTTCATGACGGGCCTGACGGCATCGGCGCTGCACTACATCGGGATGATGGCGTTCTTCCTGGTGCTGACGCTATATCTGCAGAACGGGCGGCAGCTTTCCGCGGTGCGCATGGGTATCGCCATCCTGCCGCTGGCCATCACCTTTCTGATCACATCGCGGGTAGCCAATGCCTTGGTACGGCGCTATGGCGTCCGCGCGCTGTTGGCGGGGCTCGGCCTGATGGCCCTGGGCCTGCTGGTGCTGCTGGCGGGATTCGGAACAGAGTGGGCACACCCCGCCACGCCCAGCATGATGCGCATCGGCATTGCGGTGGCGCTGTACGGGGCGGGACAAGGGCTGGTCGTCGTTCCGCTGATCGGCTTGGTGCTGACGGGCGTCGCACGTACGCAAGCGGGGGCAGCGGCGGGATTGCTGATGACCGCGCAGCAATTGGCGGGCGCGCTGGGCGTCGCCTGTATCGGCGGCCTGTATTTCACCTTCGCCGCTCCCGGCGGCGCCAACGGCATGGCGCACGGCACGATGGCGGGCTGCACCGCCATGCTGGCAGCGCTCGGTGCGGCGGCCGTCGGCTTTGCGCGGCTGGGTGCACAACAGCGCCGACTGGCCGCCACCGGCGCGGCAAGCCCGGCCTCAGCCCCGCCGTACCAATCCCGCCATTCGATACTCGGGCGCGCGACACAAGCGCGCCTGGGTGCATTGATCGGCCCCGACGGAGGTTCCAAACTCCCGCGCGATGCGCTTGGCATCGTTCCTCTTCTTCCCTCATGGCCACTGTGTCCCATCTTCGCGCCGCGGTCTCGGCCACGTCCGCTGCACCATCCCTGGCGCGCCGCATCGTTGCGGAGGCACTTGGCACAGCCCTGCTGA
- a CDS encoding helix-turn-helix transcriptional regulator — MDDFTADLAPLPAAPRNELGEFLRSRRSHLRPQDVGLPEGSGRRRTAGLRREEVAQLANISIDWYVRIEQGRDVRPSVATIEAIGRALKLSSDERAHMRGLARAESVLTGAGAGAAERSTAEAVPDVLRRAVAGMALPAHVRSYRTELLCWNEATSQLFMDFGTMPPEDRNSLVYMFLYANARERFVEWENEARRMLAKFRAVYDPHADDPVLAALVDRLRTSSREFDTWWRQHEVRAQRAEHKLIRTPGGKVVRYDYIGLPVMEDPRLRMVLYVPVEDGA; from the coding sequence ATGGACGATTTCACCGCCGACCTTGCGCCCTTACCCGCCGCGCCCCGCAACGAGCTGGGCGAGTTCCTGCGCAGCCGCCGCAGCCATCTGCGCCCGCAGGACGTGGGGCTGCCCGAGGGCAGCGGGCGCCGCCGCACCGCGGGCCTGCGCCGCGAAGAAGTCGCGCAACTCGCCAACATCAGCATCGACTGGTATGTGCGTATCGAGCAGGGGCGCGACGTGCGGCCTTCCGTGGCGACCATCGAGGCGATCGGGCGGGCGCTGAAGCTGTCTTCGGACGAGCGCGCGCACATGCGGGGCCTGGCGCGTGCCGAATCCGTTTTGACGGGCGCCGGCGCGGGAGCGGCCGAGCGTTCCACGGCCGAGGCGGTGCCGGATGTCTTGCGGCGCGCCGTCGCCGGCATGGCGCTGCCCGCCCACGTGCGCAGCTACCGCACCGAACTGCTGTGCTGGAACGAGGCGACCTCGCAGCTCTTCATGGATTTCGGCACGATGCCGCCGGAAGACCGCAACTCGCTGGTCTACATGTTTCTGTACGCCAACGCGCGCGAGCGTTTTGTCGAGTGGGAAAACGAGGCGCGGCGCATGCTGGCGAAGTTTCGCGCGGTGTACGACCCGCATGCAGACGACCCGGTGCTCGCTGCACTGGTCGACCGGCTGCGCACCAGTAGCCGCGAGTTCGATACCTGGTGGCGGCAGCACGAGGTGCGCGCCCAGCGTGCGGAACACAAGCTGATCCGCACGCCTGGCGGCAAGGTCGTCCGCTATGACTACATTGGTCTGCCGGTGATGGAAGACCCGCGCCTGCGCATGGTGCTCTACGTGCCCGTCGAGGACGGGGCCTGA
- a CDS encoding hydrolase → MSEPLQTLSALSAKTTALVLIDLQRGILPFAQGPHSAEQVLSASARLAKRFRELAAPVVLVRVGWAPDYADAPRQPVDRPSPTQPGGLPPQWWEQPAELEVAPTDIQITKRQWGAFYGTELDLQLRRRGVTTIVLGGISTHVGVESTARAAWEHGYALVLAEDAMSSNDAAMHRSSVENVFPRLGRVRDTGTILSALTA, encoded by the coding sequence ATGTCTGAACCGCTGCAAACCCTGTCCGCGTTGTCTGCGAAGACCACCGCACTGGTGTTGATCGACCTGCAACGCGGCATCCTGCCGTTTGCCCAGGGGCCGCACTCGGCCGAGCAGGTATTGAGTGCGTCCGCCAGGCTCGCCAAGCGCTTTCGCGAGCTGGCTGCGCCCGTGGTGCTGGTGCGCGTGGGATGGGCGCCGGACTACGCCGATGCGCCGCGCCAGCCCGTCGACCGGCCCTCGCCTACACAGCCGGGCGGTCTGCCGCCGCAATGGTGGGAACAGCCCGCCGAGCTGGAGGTCGCACCCACTGACATCCAGATCACCAAGCGCCAGTGGGGCGCGTTCTACGGCACTGAGCTGGATCTGCAACTGCGCCGTCGCGGCGTCACCACCATCGTGCTGGGCGGTATCTCAACGCATGTGGGCGTGGAATCGACCGCGCGCGCTGCGTGGGAACACGGCTACGCGCTGGTGCTGGCCGAAGATGCGATGAGTTCGAACGATGCGGCGATGCATCGATCGTCAGTGGAGAACGTGTTCCCGCGACTGGGCCGCGTGCGCGATACCGGCACCATCCTCTCGGCCTTGACGGCCTGA
- a CDS encoding PaaI family thioesterase: MHPSQMTGLQLLQAMSHGELPRASISETIPMTMDVIEAGTVHFTARADKRHLNPLGGVHGGFAATVLDSVTGCAVHSMLEAGVGYGTVDLNVKMVKAVPVDTPLVAVGRVLHVSRTIGVSEGTLKTQDGTLLAHATATCVIRRP, from the coding sequence ATGCATCCGTCCCAAATGACCGGCCTGCAATTGCTGCAAGCCATGTCGCACGGCGAACTGCCGCGCGCCTCGATCAGCGAAACCATCCCGATGACGATGGATGTCATCGAAGCAGGCACCGTGCACTTCACGGCCCGGGCCGACAAGCGCCACCTCAATCCGCTGGGCGGCGTGCACGGCGGTTTTGCGGCGACGGTGCTCGATTCCGTAACGGGCTGCGCCGTGCATTCGATGCTGGAAGCCGGCGTCGGCTACGGCACGGTCGACTTGAACGTGAAGATGGTGAAGGCTGTGCCGGTCGATACGCCGCTGGTGGCCGTTGGGCGCGTGCTGCATGTCTCGCGCACGATCGGCGTGTCGGAGGGCACGCTCAAGACCCAGGACGGCACGTTGCTGGCGCATGCCACGGCAACGTGTGTCATCCGCCGTCCATAA